In a single window of the Diospyros lotus cultivar Yz01 chromosome 10, ASM1463336v1, whole genome shotgun sequence genome:
- the LOC127811220 gene encoding major allergen Pru ar 1-like translates to MAVLTYTDECTSPIPPARAFKAWILDADNLIPKLMPEAFKSVEVLQGDGSAGTIKQINFAEGGPFKCVKHRVDEISKTEYKYCYTLVEGDVLVGKFEKICYEIQLVASPDGGTISKTIVRYYPLAGAVINEEEIKAGMEKAGGMFKVVDDYLVQNPTAYA, encoded by the exons ATGGCTGTCCTGACTTACACCGACGAGTGCACCTCCCCCATCCCTCCAGCGAGGGCCTTCAAGGCGTGGATCCTCGATGCCGACAACTTGATCCCCAAGCTTATGCCGGAGGCCTTCAAGAGCGTTGAGGTCCTACAAGGCGATGGCTCGGCTGGAACCATCAAGCAGATCAACTTCGCCGAAG GTGGTCCGTTCAAGTGTGTGAAGCACAGGGTTGATGAGATCAGTAAAACGGAATACAAGTACTGCTACACTCTGGTTGAGGGCGATGTCTTGGTGGGTAAGTTTGAGAAGATCTGTTACGAGATTCAGCTAGTGGCCTCGCCCGATGGCGGCACGATTTCCAAGACAATCGTCAGGTACTACCCCTTGGCGGGTGCTGTGATAAACGAAGAGGAGATCAAGGCTGGCATGGAGAAGGCTGGAGGAATGTTCAAAGTTGTGGACGACTACCTCGTCCAAAACCCAACTGCCTACGCTTAA
- the LOC127810900 gene encoding probable polygalacturonase, which produces MQFLFVLLSLWVMPLVNKPTRLMKMLAALLFLLLPLSSAVEISGKGSEGQCDYEPNLQPRPHSVSILEFGAVGDGKTLNTLAFQNAVFYLKSFADKGGAQLYVPPGKWLTGSFNLTSHLTLFLAKGATILGSQEFSHWEVVEPLPSYGRGLELPGRRYISLINGYMLHDVVITGDNGTIDGQGWVWWDLFISHSLNYSRPHLVEFVSCKDVVLSNITFLNAPSYNVHPVYCSNAQVHNISIYSPPESPYTVGIVPDSSDKVCIKNCNISTGYDAIALKSGWDEYGIAYGRPTTGVHVKQVHLQASSGSAFAFGSEMSGGISDVLVEHLYIRNSFSGIGLRTTKGRGGYIKDILISDVEMTNVHTAFRASGQSGSHPDDMFDPDALPKLDHITLQNVVGTNITLAGNFTGIEEAPFTSICLSNISLAVTCSSTYWVCSNVLGSSRFVFPKPCPDLSSAFSNSSLSCFSLPNSHSRAAAL; this is translated from the exons GCGGCTTTGCTTTTTTTGCTTCTCCCCTTGAGCAGTGCGGTTGAAATCAGTGGCAAAGGGAGTGAGGGACAGTGCGACTATGAACCAAACTTACAGCCCCGACCACATAGCGTGTCTATCTTGGAGTTTGGTGCTGTTGGGGACGGCAAGACATTGAACACCCTAGCATTCCAGAATGCAGTGTTTTATCTCAAATCCTTTGCCGACAAGGGTGGTGCTCAGCTCTATGTGCCACCGGGAAAGTGGCTTACCGGGAGTTTCAATCTCACCAGCCACCTCACACTCTTCTTGGCAAAGGGCGCAACAATTCTTGGATCTCAG GAATTTTCTCACTGGGAGGTTGTCGAACCCCTACCTTCGTATGGCCGAGGACTCGAACTTCCCGGAAGACGCTATATAAGCCTAATAAATGGATACATGCTGCATGATGTGGTAATTACAG GTGATAATGGAACCATCGATGGACAGGGCTGGGTTTGGTGGGATTTGTTCATCTCACATTCCTTGAATTACAGCCGCCCACATCTTGTCGAGTTTGTTAGTTGCAAGGATGTTGTATTGTCAAACATAACATTCCTTAACGCCCCTTCATATAATGTTCATCCAGTCTATTGTAG CAATGCGCAAGTTCACAACATTTCAATCTATTCTCCACCCGAATCGCCCTACACTGTTGGCATAGTGCCAG ATTCTTCGGATAAAGTGTGTATAAAGAACTGTAACATTAGCACCGGGTATGATGCCATTGCGCTCAAGAGCGGCTGGGACGAGTATGGAATTGCGTATGGCAGACCGACTACAGGCGTCCACGTCAAACAAGTACACCTCCAAGCATCGTCCGGCTCTGCTTTTGCATTCGGCAGTGAGATGTCCGGTGGCATTTCAGACGTCCTCGTCGAGCACCTCTACATACGCAACTCATTTAGCGGCATTGGGTTGAGAACGACCAAAGGCAGGGGCGGGTATATCAAAGACATCCTTATATCCGATGTTGAGATGACAAATGTCCACACGGCATTCCGTGCCTCGGGCCAGAGCGGCTCGCATCCCGACGACATGTTCGACCCAGACGCGCTCCCCAAGCTGGATCACATCACCTTGCAGAATGTGGTCGGCACAAACATCACCCTGGCCGGAAACTTCACCGGCATTGAAGAGGCTCCCTTCACTTCCATTTGCCTATCTAACATATCCTTGGCAGTGACTTGCTCTTCTACTTACTGGGTCTGTTCAAATGTTTTGGGGTCCTCCAGGTTCGTGTTCCCCAAGCCATGCCCCGACCTCTCGAGCGCGTTTTCAAACTCTTCCTTGTCCTGCTTCTCCCTTCCGAATTCTCACAGCCGGGCTGCAGCTTTATGA